In Pseudomonas sp. R76, one genomic interval encodes:
- a CDS encoding amino acid ABC transporter ATP-binding protein encodes MPSIEPLVSLRDIHLSFGSSPVLKGIDLDVHRGQAVSIIGPSGSGKSTILRCITGLLQPQRGSIRVGETRVDTLAHEAQRIELRKRVGFVFQQYNLFPHLSVLENLVIAPRKVLGRNRADAEKDARALLAKVRMEHKADAYPGQLSGGQQQRVAIARALAMRPELILFDEVTSALDPETVGEVLTVIRELTEEGMTCVLVTHEMRFAEEISDLVYFTENGVIVEHGSAAQIFQNPASERTQTFLRHALGDSGRRGPIAHDPYLLTNLSRYSLSV; translated from the coding sequence ATGCCTTCTATTGAACCCCTGGTGAGCCTGCGGGATATCCACTTGTCGTTTGGTAGCAGCCCGGTGCTCAAAGGCATTGACCTGGATGTGCATCGCGGCCAGGCGGTGTCGATCATCGGCCCGTCGGGCTCGGGCAAATCCACGATTTTGCGTTGCATCACCGGGTTGTTGCAGCCCCAGCGCGGCAGTATTCGCGTGGGTGAAACCCGCGTCGACACCCTGGCCCATGAAGCTCAGCGTATCGAGTTGCGCAAGCGCGTCGGCTTTGTGTTCCAGCAGTACAACCTGTTCCCGCACCTGTCGGTGCTGGAAAACCTGGTGATCGCCCCGCGCAAGGTGCTGGGCCGCAACCGCGCCGACGCCGAGAAAGACGCGCGAGCGTTGCTGGCCAAGGTGCGCATGGAGCACAAGGCGGATGCTTATCCAGGCCAGTTGTCCGGCGGCCAGCAGCAGCGCGTGGCGATTGCCCGCGCACTGGCGATGCGTCCGGAGCTGATCCTGTTCGACGAAGTGACCTCGGCACTCGACCCGGAAACCGTCGGCGAAGTGCTGACGGTGATCCGCGAACTCACCGAAGAGGGTATGACCTGCGTGCTGGTCACCCACGAAATGCGCTTCGCCGAAGAGATCAGCGACCTAGTGTACTTCACCGAAAACGGCGTGATTGTCGAACACGGCAGCGCTGCACAGATCTTCCAGAACCCCGCCAGCGAACGCACCCAGACGTTTCTGCGCCATGCCTTGGGCGATTCGGGGCGCCGTGGCCCCATCGCCCACGACCCGTACCTGTTGACCAATTTGAGCCGTTACAGCCTGTCCGTCTGA
- a CDS encoding amino acid ABC transporter permease, with the protein MAIDSFPVLSALWQWSPALVAGFGQNILISLLAIAIGSLLGLLIGALALSPLGFVARLWVQVFRNAPWLVLIYFTTYVFPFEIHIGSSYVSFPDWVKVTLGLALPASANVAEIFRGAIGSIPSTQWEAARSLAFTRGQLFRSIILPQCFKRMLPPWMNLYAVVTMGTALASLVGVHDVIDTAQIASNTVNLTGFTVVIYLSLLVLFFAYCYPISRLTQHLERRYAFY; encoded by the coding sequence ATGGCCATTGATTCATTTCCAGTGCTGTCGGCGTTGTGGCAGTGGTCGCCGGCGCTGGTGGCAGGCTTTGGCCAGAACATCCTGATCAGCCTGTTGGCGATTGCCATCGGCTCGCTGCTGGGCTTGTTGATCGGCGCGCTGGCGCTGTCGCCGCTGGGGTTTGTCGCGCGGCTGTGGGTGCAGGTATTTCGCAATGCGCCGTGGCTGGTGCTGATCTATTTCACCACCTACGTGTTCCCGTTCGAAATCCATATCGGCAGCAGCTATGTGTCGTTCCCCGACTGGGTCAAGGTCACCCTCGGCCTGGCCTTGCCGGCGAGTGCCAACGTGGCGGAGATCTTCCGTGGTGCCATCGGTTCGATCCCCAGCACCCAGTGGGAAGCCGCGCGGTCGCTGGCGTTTACCCGTGGCCAGCTGTTCCGTTCGATCATTTTGCCGCAGTGCTTCAAGCGCATGTTGCCGCCGTGGATGAACCTTTACGCCGTGGTCACCATGGGCACCGCGCTGGCCTCACTGGTCGGCGTGCATGACGTGATCGATACCGCGCAGATCGCCAGCAACACCGTGAACCTCACCGGCTTTACCGTGGTGATCTACCTGAGCCTGCTGGTGCTGTTTTTCGCCTACTGCTACCCGATTTCCCGCCTGACCCAACACCTGGAGCGCCGTTATGCCTTCTATTGA
- a CDS encoding amino acid ABC transporter permease: MMQAFVHWAAGFGLNYSFLLDAYQRGTLVQGALTTGWLCLFTIIGSLLAGISLAAMLTSGNPWLAKPARVFVEVTRNTPTLVQLYCAFLVLNMLLTQAVGAANPLTPFAWVVIVISLHKGAFHAEALRAGIEAVPAVTLEAASSLAFNRRQLLWNVQLPLALRFALPSLINNLIDLVKMTAVASAIAVGDITYAAIMIWTQSDNVLELMILILSFFGLLSFIVNCVGRWLEARLRMPGYGH, translated from the coding sequence ATGATGCAGGCGTTTGTTCATTGGGCCGCAGGCTTTGGCCTGAACTACAGCTTCCTGCTCGACGCTTACCAGCGCGGCACCTTGGTCCAGGGCGCGCTGACCACCGGCTGGCTGTGCCTGTTCACCATCATTGGCAGCCTGTTGGCGGGCATCAGCCTGGCCGCCATGCTGACTTCGGGCAACCCGTGGCTGGCCAAGCCGGCGCGGGTGTTTGTCGAGGTCACACGCAATACGCCGACGCTGGTGCAGCTGTATTGCGCGTTCCTGGTGTTGAACATGCTGCTGACCCAGGCGGTGGGCGCGGCCAACCCGCTGACGCCGTTTGCCTGGGTGGTGATCGTAATATCCCTGCATAAGGGCGCGTTCCACGCCGAAGCCTTGCGTGCGGGCATCGAAGCGGTGCCCGCCGTGACCCTGGAAGCCGCCAGCTCTCTGGCCTTCAACAGGCGCCAACTGCTGTGGAACGTGCAGTTGCCGCTGGCGCTGCGTTTTGCCTTGCCGTCGCTGATCAACAACTTGATCGACCTGGTGAAGATGACCGCCGTGGCCTCGGCCATTGCCGTGGGTGACATCACCTACGCCGCGATCATGATCTGGACCCAAAGCGACAACGTGCTGGAACTGATGATCCTGATCCTGAGTTTCTTCGGCCTGCTGAGTTTTATCGTCAATTGTGTGGGGCGCTGGCTGGAAGCGCGCCTGAGGATGCCCGGCTATGGCCATTGA
- a CDS encoding aminotransferase class I/II-fold pyridoxal phosphate-dependent enzyme, with protein sequence MTVRLSKRVQRVSLSANAAAKSRATELRDAGRDILDLTTGEPDFDTPEYIKQAAYAAIAAGATKYTPTPGVKALRVAVQRKLAAENHLDYPLASIVIANGAKQIIFNAFAATLDEGDQVLVPTPYWPSFPDSVRFNGGEPVFIECGLEQGCKLLPAQLAQHITERTRWLILNGPGNPSGAVYSETELQALAEVLRRHPQVLILLDELYEHIRFDGRPAQSLLNVAPDLQGRCLLVGGVSKTYAMTGWRIGFGAGPKTLTDAMAVVQSQSTSGASSVGQAAALAAYNGGLYFLAEQVAAYQLRRDILVAALNNVEGLEVLEPQGGFFVFVRCAGLIGRSRPDGQRIDSDEDLVAWLLEQGVAGVAGSAYGLSPWFRLSIATATDSVAEAGRRIAAACGQL encoded by the coding sequence ATGACCGTACGCTTGTCCAAACGCGTGCAGCGCGTGTCGCTGTCGGCCAACGCTGCGGCCAAATCCCGCGCCACCGAACTGCGTGACGCCGGGCGCGATATCCTCGACCTGACCACCGGCGAGCCGGATTTCGACACCCCGGAATACATCAAGCAAGCCGCCTACGCCGCCATCGCGGCCGGTGCCACCAAGTACACGCCGACGCCGGGCGTCAAGGCGCTGCGCGTGGCGGTGCAGCGCAAACTGGCCGCGGAAAATCACTTGGACTACCCGCTGGCGTCCATCGTGATTGCCAACGGCGCCAAGCAGATCATCTTCAATGCTTTCGCCGCCACCCTCGACGAAGGCGATCAAGTGCTGGTGCCGACGCCTTACTGGCCGTCGTTTCCGGACAGCGTGCGCTTTAACGGCGGCGAACCGGTCTTCATCGAATGTGGGCTGGAGCAGGGCTGCAAGTTGCTGCCGGCGCAGTTGGCGCAACACATCACTGAGCGCACGCGCTGGCTGATCCTCAATGGCCCGGGCAACCCCAGCGGCGCGGTGTACAGCGAAACCGAACTGCAGGCATTGGCCGAGGTGCTGCGCCGCCATCCCCAGGTGTTGATCCTGCTGGATGAGCTGTACGAGCACATCCGCTTCGATGGTCGCCCGGCCCAGAGTTTGTTGAACGTCGCACCCGACTTGCAGGGCCGCTGCCTGCTGGTGGGCGGCGTGTCCAAGACCTACGCCATGACCGGCTGGCGCATCGGCTTTGGCGCCGGGCCGAAAACCCTCACCGACGCGATGGCGGTGGTGCAATCGCAGTCCACCTCCGGTGCGTCATCGGTGGGGCAGGCGGCGGCATTGGCGGCCTATAACGGCGGGCTGTACTTCCTCGCCGAGCAGGTCGCGGCCTATCAATTGCGTCGGGATATTCTGGTTGCAGCGTTGAATAACGTGGAAGGCCTGGAAGTGCTTGAACCCCAGGGCGGTTTTTTCGTGTTCGTGCGCTGCGCAGGGCTAATAGGCCGCTCTCGCCCGGACGGCCAGCGCATCGACAGCGATGAAGATCTGGTCGCCTGGCTGCTGGAGCAGGGCGTCGCCGGTGTGGCGGGCAGCGCCTATGGCCTGTCGCCGTGGTTTCGCTTGTCCATCGCCACCGCGACCGACAGCGTGGCTGAGGCCGGGCGGCGTATCGCAGCCGCCTGCGGACAGTTGTAA
- a CDS encoding FAD-binding oxidoreductase, giving the protein MSDTLFATLQQLLGAAHVQTSAEAAEYLTDKQGRYTGQVFAAVHPATTDEVAAVVRACVALRTPIVVQGGNTGLMAGATPDASGRSVLLLLDRMNRVRQVDTDNDTLTVEAGCILQNIQDVAREAGRLFPLSLGAEGSCTIGGNLGTNAGGTAVLRYGNTRELTLGLEVVTAEGEIWHGLRGLRKDNTGYDLRDLYIGSEGTLGIITAATLKLFPLPKAQATALLAFDELAQAVAFLSHARAGFGASLTAFELLTADCLALLRDQFPDGPQPFKIARQPWFALIELSDNQGEAHAREAFEQVLGDAFEQQLISDALIAESLAQSEALWLLRENMSEAQKRAGRNMKHDISVPISQVVAFVAHTDALLQQHFPGVRNFTFGHLGDGNLHYNVAHPLGSTVDAHMAHYAELSALVHDSAHAHGGSISAEHGIGQRKVGMLGRYKSPVELDLMRRIKQALDPHNLLNPGKVLEVQP; this is encoded by the coding sequence ATGAGTGACACGCTGTTCGCCACCCTGCAACAACTGCTGGGCGCCGCCCATGTGCAAACCAGTGCTGAAGCGGCCGAGTACCTGACTGACAAGCAGGGCCGCTACACCGGCCAGGTGTTCGCGGCGGTGCACCCGGCCACCACCGACGAAGTTGCCGCCGTGGTGCGCGCCTGCGTAGCCTTGCGCACGCCCATCGTGGTGCAGGGCGGCAACACCGGGCTGATGGCCGGCGCCACGCCGGATGCCAGCGGGCGTTCGGTGTTGCTGTTGCTTGATCGCATGAACCGCGTGCGCCAGGTCGACACCGACAACGACACACTCACGGTGGAAGCCGGCTGCATCCTGCAGAACATCCAGGACGTGGCCCGTGAGGCCGGCCGCCTGTTCCCCCTGAGCCTGGGTGCCGAGGGCAGTTGCACCATCGGCGGCAACCTGGGCACCAACGCTGGCGGCACTGCGGTATTGCGTTACGGCAACACCCGCGAGCTGACCCTGGGCCTTGAAGTGGTCACCGCCGAAGGCGAGATCTGGCATGGCTTGCGCGGTTTGCGCAAGGACAACACCGGCTACGACCTGCGCGATTTGTACATCGGCAGCGAAGGCACGCTGGGGATAATCACCGCCGCCACCTTGAAGCTGTTCCCGCTGCCCAAGGCCCAGGCCACCGCGCTATTAGCTTTCGATGAGCTGGCCCAGGCGGTGGCGTTCCTGTCCCATGCCCGTGCCGGGTTTGGCGCCAGCCTGACGGCCTTCGAACTGCTCACCGCCGATTGCCTGGCGCTGTTGCGCGACCAGTTCCCGGACGGCCCGCAGCCTTTCAAAATCGCGCGCCAGCCTTGGTTTGCCTTGATTGAACTCTCCGATAATCAAGGCGAAGCGCATGCCCGCGAAGCCTTCGAACAGGTGCTCGGCGATGCTTTTGAACAGCAACTCATCAGTGATGCCTTGATCGCCGAAAGCCTGGCACAAAGCGAGGCCCTGTGGCTGCTGCGCGAGAACATGAGCGAGGCGCAGAAACGCGCCGGGCGCAATATGAAGCACGATATCTCAGTGCCGATTTCTCAGGTTGTGGCGTTCGTCGCGCACACCGATGCATTGCTGCAGCAGCACTTCCCCGGCGTGCGCAATTTCACCTTCGGGCACCTGGGCGACGGCAACCTGCATTACAACGTGGCACACCCGCTGGGTTCGACAGTGGACGCGCACATGGCCCATTACGCCGAGTTGAGCGCGTTGGTGCATGACAGCGCCCATGCCCACGGCGGCTCGATCAGTGCCGAACACGGCATCGGCCAGCGCAAAGTCGGCATGCTCGGGCGCTACAAAAGCCCGGTGGAATTGGACCTGATGCGCCGCATCAAGCAGGCGCTCGACCCGCACAACCTGCTCAACCCCGGTAAAGTCCTTGAGGTGCAGCCATGA
- a CDS encoding transporter substrate-binding domain-containing protein → MPFKTLTALGLALCAGFAHADATLDKIQQRHAISVGVILSGPPFGTIDPKTGEHLGYNVELAKGIGQALGVETKTVSVLAPNRVQFLQQGKVDILIANMQFTEERAEILDYVPTPYEEVGGAALIRKGAGIKQWADLKDKPVCVSQGSNFIKPLQETYGAQIKAFRSQSESLLSLRGNGCVAAVHVSPTMHALLSDAEWDGYEIPLPGDLIPSKSVIWIRKGEHDTQARLDAIVRDWHKSGFLIALGERTGMAPSQALRDLHEQYSHE, encoded by the coding sequence ATGCCGTTTAAAACCCTCACCGCACTTGGCCTGGCCCTGTGCGCCGGTTTCGCCCACGCCGATGCCACCCTCGACAAGATCCAGCAACGCCATGCCATCAGTGTCGGCGTTATCCTCAGCGGCCCGCCGTTCGGCACCATCGACCCGAAAACCGGCGAGCACCTGGGCTACAACGTCGAACTGGCCAAAGGCATCGGCCAGGCGCTGGGCGTCGAGACCAAGACGGTCTCGGTGCTGGCGCCCAACCGCGTGCAGTTCCTGCAGCAGGGCAAGGTCGACATTCTGATCGCCAATATGCAATTCACCGAAGAGCGCGCCGAGATCCTCGATTACGTGCCCACGCCCTATGAAGAAGTCGGCGGCGCGGCATTGATTCGCAAAGGTGCGGGTATCAAGCAATGGGCCGACCTCAAGGACAAGCCGGTGTGCGTGTCCCAGGGCAGCAACTTCATCAAGCCGCTGCAGGAAACCTACGGCGCGCAGATCAAGGCGTTCCGCAGCCAGTCCGAATCCTTGCTGTCGTTGCGCGGTAACGGTTGCGTGGCGGCTGTGCACGTCAGCCCGACCATGCATGCGCTGCTCAGCGATGCCGAGTGGGACGGCTATGAAATTCCACTGCCGGGCGACCTGATTCCGTCCAAATCGGTGATCTGGATTCGCAAGGGCGAGCACGATACCCAGGCCAGGCTCGATGCCATTGTGCGCGACTGGCATAAAAGCGGTTTCCTGATCGCCCTCGGCGAACGCACGGGCATGGCGCCGTCCCAGGCCCTGCGTGATCTGCACGAGCAGTACAGCCATGAGTGA